In Geothrix edaphica, the genomic stretch GAGCGGCACTTCGGCCTGGCGGAACTCTCGCCGGAATTGATGGCATTGGCGAAGCAGCGCTATCCGGGCATGAGCCCGGAGGAGTTGGAGCTCCTGGCCAGCTCCGTCGTCAGCATCCAGGTGGAGGCCACCAAGACCGGGAAGGCCTGCTGCGCCCCCACCTGCTGCGGCTGAGGAGGAGAAGATGGTGGAATCGAAAGGTTGTGCCTGCGCCTCGCCCGCACCCGCGCCGGGTGGGGGCTTCTGGAAATCGGGAGGGTGGCTGCTGGCCGCCCTCCCGGCCTGGATCGCGCTCTACCTGATCCTCCAGCCCCTCGCCGGCTGGCTGGCCTTCCGGACCCTGGGCCTGGCCCCGGGCAGCCGCCTGGGCGAGGCGGTGGCCTTCTTCGTCTTCGAAGCCCCGAAGGTGCTCATGCTCCTGGGCGCCGTGGTGCTGGGCGTCAGCTTCGTGCAGACCTACATCAGCCCCGAGCGCACCCGCGATCTGCTGGCCAAGCGCACCGGCGCCTGGAGCAACCTGCTGGCCTCGCTGCTGGGCATCGCCACCCCCTTCTGCTCCTGCTCGGCCGTGCCGCTCTTCATCGGCTTCGTTCGGGTGGGCGTGCCCCTGGGCGCCACCTTCAGCTTCCTGGTGTCGGCCCCCATGGTGAACGAGGTGGCGCTGTTCCTGCTGTTCGGCCTCTTCGGCTGGAGGATCGCCCTCCTCTACACCGTGACGGGCGTGGCCGTGGCCTTCGTCTCGGGCTGGATCCTCGGCAAGCTCCGCATGGAGCGCCACCTGGAGCCCTGGATCCTGGAGATCCCCTTCGAAGCCTCCAAGGCCTCCGACACCCCCATGGGGTTCGCCGCGCGCCTGGAGCTGGCCGTCCAGGCGACGAAGGACATCGTGGGGAAGGTGTGGATCTACGTCCTCATGGGCATCGGCGTCGGCGCCTTCCTCCACGGCTATGTGCCCGCCGAGCTGATGGCCCGCGTCATGGGCAAGTCCGCCTGGTGGAGCGTGCCCCTGGCGGTGATCATCGGCGTGCCTCTGTATTCCAATGCCGCCGGCATCATCCCCATCGTGCAGGTGCTGCTGGCCAAGGGCGCGGCCCTGGGCACGGCCCTGGCCTTCATGATGGCGGTGACGGGCCTCTCGCTGCCGGAGACCGTCATCCTCCGCAAGGTGCTCAAGCCCCGGCTGCTGGCGGTCTTCCTCGGCACTGTAGCGGCGGGCATCGTACTGGTGGGGTTCCTGTTCAACGCGCTGCTATGACTTGTAAAGGAAACCACCCACGCGGAGAGCGCGGAGAAAGCAGAGGTGAGCAGAGAAAGCCTGGCCTTTCTTCTCTGCGTACCTCCTTTCCCTCCGCGTTCTCTGCGTGTGTTTTTCATGCCTGTTAATAACGAGGTGATGCCATGAAGATCGAAGTGCTGGGCAGCGGCTGCGCCAAATGCAAGCTGCTGGCGGAGCGGGCCGAGGAGGCCGCGAAGGAGCTGGGGGTGGACTTCACGCTGGTGAAGGTCACGGAGTACCCGGACATCGTGGCCCGGGGCGTGATGTCCACACCAGGCCTCGTGGTGGACGGCGTGGTGAAAAGCCAGGGCCACGTGCCCACGGTGGCGGCCATCCGGGATCTGCTGCGGTAGGATTTCCTTCTGTCTCCGGGGAATCCCATGCGCATCGGCATTCTGGGTTATGGCCGCTTCGGGAGGGCGCTGGGGGCGCTTCTCCACGAGGCCGGCCATGCCTATCGGGCCTGGGATCCGGTGGCGGAGATTCCTGCCGAACGCCTGGTGGGTGGGCCTTCGGAGCTGGCGGAAACTTCTGAAACCCTGGTGCTGGCGGTGCCCATCGCCGCCCAGGCCGCCGCGCTGGCGGGCCTTCGGCCCCACCTCCGGCCGGACCACCTGGTCTTCGACGTGGGCAGCGTGAAGTCGGGGCCCTGCAGCTTGATGGACGCCCAGCTGGGAGCGGCCATCCCCCACGCCGGGACGCATCCCCTCTTCGGTCCCGTGAGCCTGGCCCGGGCAGAGCGGCCCCTGCGCGTGGTGCTCTGCCCCTCGACCCACCATCCCGCCGCGGCCGACCGGGTGCAGACCCTGTTCGAAGGCCTCGGCTGCGAGGTGCTGCGCCAGAGCCCGGAGGACCATGACCGGGTGATGGCCACCACCCACGCCCTCACCTTCTTCATCGCCAAGGGCCTGCTGGCCGTGGGCGCCGGGGCCGAGCTGCCCTTCACGCCGCCCTCCTTCCACGCCATCGCCCGCACGCTGGAATCCGTGCGGGAGGACGCCGGGCACCTCTTCGCCGCCCTCCAGAACCAGAACCCCTTCGCCGCCGGGGCCCGGGAGGGCCTGCTGGAGGCGCTCTCCGCCATCCACCAGAGCCTGGCGGAAGCCGTGGCGGAAGGCTCGGACGAGCAGCAGCTCGCCATCCCCAGCTTGGGGGAGCGGTCCCCGATCCTGCAGGAGACCCGCGACAACATCGACGCCCTGGACCAGGAGCTGGTGGCCCTGCTGGCCCGCCGCACCGAGCTGGTGCTCCGCGCCGGCCGCGCCAAGGCCGAGCTGGGCCTCCCCGTGCACGATCCCGAGCGCGAGACCGCCCAGCTCCAGGCCCGCCGCGCCTGGGCCCATGAGGCCCACCTGGACATGCAGGGCGTGGAGGACGTCTTCCGCGCCGTCCTGCGGGCCTCGCGCGCCGCTCAGGGACGCTGAGCCGTCAGAAGGGCAGATCCAGCGCCTTGCACAGGAAGGCGACGAGCGGGGAGGCCTGCCGACAGGCGGCGGTCACCTGGTCGACGAAATCGGGCGCCAGCACCTGGGCGTTCGTGAAGCCGGTGGACGTGTAGAAGTCCTTGAGCTTGAGATCCTCCGCGCAGGGGTGGGCCGGATCAAAGCCTTGGGGGACCCGCATGAGCGCGTCGCCTTCGATCTCCAGGCCGGACTTCCGCAGGGCCTTCCAGGCTGCGGGCCTGGCGGCGATGGCCTGGCGGACCTTGAACAGCGAATCGGGATCCGGGTGCCAGAGGCCGCCGCCCGCGAAGCTTCCGCCGGGCTCCAGGTGGAGGTAGAAGCCGGGCCCGTGGACGCCGCCCGCCTGCATGGTCCGGTGGGGGAAGTGGGCCGCGATGTGGGTCTTGTAGGGCGTCTTGTCCTTGGCGAACCGCGTGTCGCGGTAGATCCGGAACATGGAGCCGCCCGAGGGCCGCGGGTCGGCGATGACATGGCGGCTGACGGAGGCCAGCGGACCGCTGAAGGCGGCGATGAGCCGCAGCATGGGGTCGCGGGCCTCGGCCTCGTACCGCGCCTTGTTCTCCAGGAACCACGCGCGGTCGTTGTGCGCCTTCAGGTCCTTCAGGAACCGGAAGAAGCTGGGCCCCAGCGGATTTTCTGGTCCAGAGGAAGTCGTCTTCGCGGCCACGTCGCCTCCGGGAGGGTGCCATCAGGTTACGCCCAAAATGAGGCGGGCCCCCATTTCGGGGGGCCCAACCGCGAGCACGCGTTGAGAGGCGTCGAGGCGCCCCGCGCGGCCTATTTCCCGAAGCGCTTGCTGACTTCGCTCCACTTGATGTTCTCGACGAACGCGTCGAGGTACTTCGCGCGGGCGGTGCCAGCGGGGCCCCGTCCGTGAAGCCGAGCGAAGCGAAAGCTGAACGGGAGCAGGCCCCATGCGGGGCCTGCGATCCGGGGGGCCATGAGGCCCGCTCGCGCCTTACTTCCCGAAGCGCTTGCTGACTTCGCTCCACTTGATGTTCTCGACGAACGCGTCGAGGTACTTCGCGCGGGCGGTGCCGTAATCCACCATGAACGCGTGCTCCCACGAATCCAGCACCACGAGCAGGTCCTGCTCGATGGGCAGGCCCAGGTGGTGCTCGGCCACGAAGTAGGTGTGCAGCTTGCCGTCGCGGCGGTTGCGGGTGAGCACGGCCCAGCCGGGACCGCCCATGGCGGTGGCCTTGAGGTCGGCGATGACCTTGTCCTTGCCGCCCACGGCGTCCAGGGCGGCCTTGAGGCCGGCGCTGATGTCGCTGTCAGCGCCCAGATTCTCGAAGTAGAGCTCGTGCAGGAAGGAGCCGTTGAAGGCCACGGCCTCGCGGCGCTTCAGCTCGCTGTACTCGTTGTAGGAGTAGTTGGGCTTGGTGTTGTCCGCCGTAGCCAGCTTCTCCTCGATCTCGTTCAGCTTGGTGACGTAGCCCTTGTAGAGGCCGAAGTGCTGATCCAGCTGGGAGTCGCTGAGTCCTTTCAGGGCGCCGCCCTTCAGGTGGTCATAGTTCTTCGCGGTGTAGGCCATGGCATCTCCTTGGCTGCGCTGAGCGCGGATGATTAGCTTACTGAAAAAGTCGGAAATTGGATGAAACAGGCACAATGTTCAGGCGTGTGTCCCCTATGTGTCGGGTCAACCAAGCATCTCCCGCAGGAACCACGCTTCCTTCTGATGCACCTGCACGAAGCGGGTCAGCAGGTCGGCGGTGCCGGGATCGCCGGCGCCGTTGGCCAGCTCGATGCCCTCATGCATGAGCGACACCACGGCTTCCTCGTTGGCCAGGGCCTCCTTCAGCATGGCTTCGGGATCCAGACGGGTGGCGGGATTGGAGATGGCTGCCTTGGTCTGGGCCTCGATCTGGGCGGGGGCGTGGATCGGCGTGCCTCCCACCATGCGGATGCGCTCCGCCAACTCGTCCACGGTGCCGTCCGCGGCGGCATAGAGATCCTCGAAGCGCAGGTGGTAGTCGCGGAAGTGGGGGCCGGTGACGGTCCAGTGGTAGCGCTTGGCATTCAGGGCCAGCACAAAGGCGGTGGCCAGCTCGGTGTTCAGGTGGTCGACGACGGAACGGTTCACGGGGCTCTCCTCAGGAAAGCCAGGCCGCCCATGCAGCCGGCGCGGGCCAGCGGCCGGGGGCTTCGGCGTGGTTGGAGACGAGGGCGGCGATGGCACGGCCGTCCGGAATGAGGTAGCGCAGGGCCAGCACCGAGGGCAGGCGATCGTCCGGCCCGGCGGTGCCGCGGTCGACGGACGGATCTACCAGAGAGCCATCCGACAGCTCCAGCCGCAGCTGGTCCGGGAAGGTGTGGAGGAGCGCCAGGCGGCGGTCCCGCACCTCGTCCGGAAAGCCCAGCATCAGTGTGGCGGCGATGCTGCGGGCCGCGCCTTCGCGGCGGGGCGCCAGCACGGCGAAGGAGGCACGGGCTTCGGCCAGCTCGTCCGCTTCCACGGTGTTTGGCGTCTTGCCCTCGGCCCAGAGCGTTTCGATGATCTGGTCCTCCACGCTCTCGGCAGTTTCGGGCTGGAAGCTGATGCCCTCCGCCAGCTCCAGCCGCAGCGCGGCCTGGCGGCCCAGGAAGTCCTGCCGTGCGTGGAAGCGGGCGCGCTCGGTGGCGGGATCGAAGGCGAGCGTCACCAGGTGCTCAGACATGCTTCGCGATGTCGGCGGCAGGCTCCGCAAAGGCGGGCTTGGCGCCGGCCTGCAGCTTGGTGAGGGCCTCCTGGAAGCGGCCGGCGTGGAAGCGCTCCACCTTGGCCAGGGTCTCGAACCAGGCCGCGATCTCGGTGTAGCCCTCTTCCTTGGCCACGCGGGTGAACTCGGGATACATGTCCGTGTATTCGTAGGTCTCGCCAGCCACCGCGGACTTCAGGTTGGTGAGGGAATCGCCCAGGGGCAGGCCCGTGGCGGGATCGGCGGCCTGCTCGGCCAGGAACATCAGGTGCCGCAGGGCGTGGCCCGTCTCGCCGTCGGCGCTGTGCTTGAACAGGTCGGCCACTTCCTTCAGGCCTTCCTTCTCCGCCACCTGGGCCATCCAGGTGTAGCGGCGGTTGGCCTGGCTCTCCCCGGCGAAGGCGGCCTTGAGGTTCTGGTGGGTCTTGGAATCGGTGAAGGACATGGGATCTCCTCTGGGCCGCACTCGGCGGCATCAAGGTAGAGCCATCCCCATGCCAAAGCAATAAGTCAAATCATTGAATTGATTCAGTAAA encodes the following:
- a CDS encoding permease, whose protein sequence is MVESKGCACASPAPAPGGGFWKSGGWLLAALPAWIALYLILQPLAGWLAFRTLGLAPGSRLGEAVAFFVFEAPKVLMLLGAVVLGVSFVQTYISPERTRDLLAKRTGAWSNLLASLLGIATPFCSCSAVPLFIGFVRVGVPLGATFSFLVSAPMVNEVALFLLFGLFGWRIALLYTVTGVAVAFVSGWILGKLRMERHLEPWILEIPFEASKASDTPMGFAARLELAVQATKDIVGKVWIYVLMGIGVGAFLHGYVPAELMARVMGKSAWWSVPLAVIIGVPLYSNAAGIIPIVQVLLAKGAALGTALAFMMAVTGLSLPETVILRKVLKPRLLAVFLGTVAAGIVLVGFLFNALL
- a CDS encoding DUF2461 domain-containing protein, which encodes MAAKTTSSGPENPLGPSFFRFLKDLKAHNDRAWFLENKARYEAEARDPMLRLIAAFSGPLASVSRHVIADPRPSGGSMFRIYRDTRFAKDKTPYKTHIAAHFPHRTMQAGGVHGPGFYLHLEPGGSFAGGGLWHPDPDSLFKVRQAIAARPAAWKALRKSGLEIEGDALMRVPQGFDPAHPCAEDLKLKDFYTSTGFTNAQVLAPDFVDQVTAACRQASPLVAFLCKALDLPF
- a CDS encoding thioredoxin family protein — protein: MKIEVLGSGCAKCKLLAERAEEAAKELGVDFTLVKVTEYPDIVARGVMSTPGLVVDGVVKSQGHVPTVAAIRDLLR
- a CDS encoding rubrerythrin family protein; translation: MSFTDSKTHQNLKAAFAGESQANRRYTWMAQVAEKEGLKEVADLFKHSADGETGHALRHLMFLAEQAADPATGLPLGDSLTNLKSAVAGETYEYTDMYPEFTRVAKEEGYTEIAAWFETLAKVERFHAGRFQEALTKLQAGAKPAFAEPAADIAKHV
- a CDS encoding Dps family protein, which gives rise to MNRSVVDHLNTELATAFVLALNAKRYHWTVTGPHFRDYHLRFEDLYAAADGTVDELAERIRMVGGTPIHAPAQIEAQTKAAISNPATRLDPEAMLKEALANEEAVVSLMHEGIELANGAGDPGTADLLTRFVQVHQKEAWFLREMLG
- a CDS encoding DUF3501 family protein gives rise to the protein MSEHLVTLAFDPATERARFHARQDFLGRQAALRLELAEGISFQPETAESVEDQIIETLWAEGKTPNTVEADELAEARASFAVLAPRREGAARSIAATLMLGFPDEVRDRRLALLHTFPDQLRLELSDGSLVDPSVDRGTAGPDDRLPSVLALRYLIPDGRAIAALVSNHAEAPGRWPAPAAWAAWLS
- a CDS encoding prephenate dehydrogenase/arogenate dehydrogenase family protein; this encodes MRIGILGYGRFGRALGALLHEAGHAYRAWDPVAEIPAERLVGGPSELAETSETLVLAVPIAAQAAALAGLRPHLRPDHLVFDVGSVKSGPCSLMDAQLGAAIPHAGTHPLFGPVSLARAERPLRVVLCPSTHHPAAADRVQTLFEGLGCEVLRQSPEDHDRVMATTHALTFFIAKGLLAVGAGAELPFTPPSFHAIARTLESVREDAGHLFAALQNQNPFAAGAREGLLEALSAIHQSLAEAVAEGSDEQQLAIPSLGERSPILQETRDNIDALDQELVALLARRTELVLRAGRAKAELGLPVHDPERETAQLQARRAWAHEAHLDMQGVEDVFRAVLRASRAAQGR
- a CDS encoding Fe-Mn family superoxide dismutase; the protein is MAYTAKNYDHLKGGALKGLSDSQLDQHFGLYKGYVTKLNEIEEKLATADNTKPNYSYNEYSELKRREAVAFNGSFLHELYFENLGADSDISAGLKAALDAVGGKDKVIADLKATAMGGPGWAVLTRNRRDGKLHTYFVAEHHLGLPIEQDLLVVLDSWEHAFMVDYGTARAKYLDAFVENIKWSEVSKRFGK